A genomic region of Alnus glutinosa chromosome 11, dhAlnGlut1.1, whole genome shotgun sequence contains the following coding sequences:
- the LOC133881710 gene encoding uncharacterized protein LOC133881710 isoform X4, which translates to MDPFDDLLDEPAINRTARAGGKFQPKAKPRPRKGTSVSVPSTIISDSKEKAAVLPITDVDATQTIQPADTVDNKLNNTVCSSLATSAEEFLKGNEDLFSGFPNLADTTQSILVNPPSEAVATREDVGSIDALPSELAVSDINGDWHLSFRQSETEADSTELDVDPSADIFPEPTLNSTGSDAAPSVHAGDVADDRLDSLGLDLDPLYDDIIDPLASKSKAGGKFQPKTKSRSGNKTSTSVPSAPNATEEKAVRLTSTGLDTAQYAQPVVAENKLTNGDGMSVATSEIVGTQQHSKDNEGSFSDRRSLESIEASSKFVTGGDAGSKDAHAEVSTSVRNSVWHSSIGIFSSEVDSMGFELEPFGDVLPEAATRDSNNDGGGSLSPLEMPTLLACNNKDTNENFGIPACSSFDSLALRTCDAVELHTCPYPGTTQDTVSCREAPVSNKDGDIQIDNGRSETEFQEAGVFSGIETLDFISEANIASVRHAGKFQPKPNKRTRKEKPSTGISLPEVESIMHLQAPQLATSETGYMDEGSVPSFAADYPFQDNSMRFDDFIALDPTSEIPMNEELRNLPENSHSDGHFLGDILHRKDVPNVPAEAAESGKGETSTAPNLLQKCQKTATAVEENDGGKSSRQLRKRVACQLIDEANDEDNENGGFCAEPPSTSNVDEDYDDGYRVESTSQKKRAPRKSKKPEAENGKPVRKRKRANEVADDSTKEPPKKFSHSTRRNRGRVDKDLLETPWDEIDHQRLPIKDLILHAEYRERSASKEAGRSKTPLTNLRSYNSFNEESSYNREETFASEQGRGSDDDQPNYEVQPNETLINYQSFMDKAPSTRWSKQDTELFYEAVRQFGTDFSMIQQLFPSRTRHQVKLKFKKEERQYPVRLSEALTSRAKDHSHFQLVIDRLQEASQAEEHSNVEDSVGVTGEEEEEVVELTTQAKEEVAKPEQDEEAVKDQDVDFAGGAQSPVKADASDDEVFNWSQYKSDY; encoded by the exons ATGGACCCTTTTGATGATCTTCTTGATGAACCTGCCATCAACCGTA CAGCTCGGGCTGGTGGTAAATTTCAACCCAAGGCTAAACCACGGCCTAGAAAAGGAACATCTGTCTCAGTTCCTTCAACAATCATTAGTGATTCAAAGGAAAAGGCTGCTGTACTACCCATCACCGATGTGGATGCCACTCAAACCATTCAGCCTGCTGATACTGTAGataataaattgaataatacaGTTTGTTCATCTCTAGCTACCTCAGCGGAGGAATTTCTAAAAGGCAATGAGGATTTGTTCTCAGGGTTTCCAAACTTAGCCGATACCACACAATCCATATTAGTGAACCCTCCCTCTGAAGCTGTTGCGACCAGGGAGGATGTGGGCTCCATAGATGCTCTACCTTCAGAGCTTGCAGTGTCTGACATCAATGGTGACTGGCACTTAAGCTTTAGGCAATCGGAGACTGAG GCAGACTCTACGGAGTTGGATGTTGACCCTTCAGCTGACATCTTTCCCGAGCCTACACTTAACTCTACTGGCTCAGATGCAGCACCATCTGTTCATGCTGGTGATGTTGCAGATGATAGACTGGATTCCTTGGGATTGGATTTGGACCCGTTATATGATGATATTATTGATCCTCTTGCAAGTAAAT CTAAGGCTGGTGGCAAGTTTCAACCCAAGACTAAATCCCGCTCTGGAAACAAAACTTCTACATCAGTCCCATCAGCTCCAAATGCTACAGAGGAAAAGGCTGTTAGACTAACCTCCACAGGCTTAGACACAGCACAATATGCTCAGCCAGttgttgcagaaaataaatTGACAAATGGGGATGGTATGTCTGTAGCTACCTCGGAGATTGTGGGTACTCAACAGCATTCAAAAGACAATGAAGGTTCATTTTCTGACAGGAGAAGCTTGGAATCCATTGAGGCCTCATCCAAGTTTGTGACTGGAGGGGATGCTGGCTCTAAAGATGCTCATGCAGAGGTTTCAACGTCTGTCAGAAACAGTGTTTGGCATTCTAGCATAGGAATATTCTCATCAGAG GTGGACTCCATGGGTTTTGAATTGGAGCCCTTTGGTGATGTTCTTCCTGAGGCTGCCACAAGAGATAGTAATAATGATGGGGGAGGTTCTCTTTCTCCTTTAGAAATGCCTACTCTTCTTGCTTGCAATAATAAGGATACCAATGAAAATTTTGGTATTCCAGCTTGTAGTTCTTTTGACTCTTTAGCACTCAGGACATGCGATGCTGTAGAGCTTCATACTTGTCCTTATCCTGGTACAACCCAAGACACAGTAAGCTGTAGGGAAGCTCCTGTTTCTAACAAGGATGGTGATATTCAGATTGACAATGGAAGGTCGGAAACAGAG TTTCAGGAAGCTGGGGTCTTTTCTGGCATCGAAACCCTAGATTTTATTTCTGAGGCCAATATTGCATCTG tacgGCATGCTGGCAAGTTTCAACCCAAGCCcaataaaagaacaagaaaagagaaaccTAGTACTGGCATCTCTCTCCCAGAAGTTGAGTCTATTATGCATCTGCAGGCTCCTCAGCTGGCTACTTCTGAAACTGGATACATGGATGAGGGCTCAGTTCCTTCCTTTGCAGCTGACTATCCTTTTCAGGATAACTCCATGAGGTTTGATGATTTTATTGCCTTGGATCCAACATCTGAAATTCCAATGAATGAAGAATTGAGAAATCTTCCAGAAAATTCTCACTCAGATGGTCACTTTTTGGGGGATATTCTGCATCGGAAGGATGTTCCTAATGTTCCTGCAGAG GCTGCTGAAAGTGGAAAAGGAGAAACTTCTACTGCACCAAATCTTCTTCAGAAATGCCAAAAAACTGCTACAGCTGTTGAAGAGAACGATGGTGGGAAATCGTCGAGGCAGCTGAGGAAGCGAGTAGCTTGCCAACTTATTGATGAGGCGAATGATGAGGATAATGAAAATGGTGGCTTCTGCGCTGAACCTCCCAGTACTTCTAATGTAGATGAAGACTATGATGATGGATATAGAGTGGAGAGTACATCCCAGAAGAAAAGAGCTCCAAGAAAGTCAAAGAAACCTGAGGCTGAAAATGGAAAGCCTGTACGAAAGCGTAAGAGGGCCAATGAAGTAGCAGACGACTCAACCAAGGAACCTCCCAAAAAATTTTCTCATTCAACTCGTCGAAATAGAGGACGCG TTGACAAGGATTTACTTGAAACCCCGTGGGATGAAATTGACCATCAAAGGTTGCCTATCAAGGATCTTATTTTGCATGCAGAGTATAGGGAGCGATCAGCG AGCAAAGAGGCAGGAAGATCAAAAACACCCTTGACCAATTTAAG ATCTTACAATTCCTTTAACGAGGAATCATCTTATAATAGAGAGGAGACCTTTGCTTCAGAACAGGGCAGAGGCTCTGATGATGATCAACCGAACTATGAGGTTCAACCAAATGAAACTCTCATTAATTACCAGTCTTTCATGGACAAAGCTCCCAGTACAAGATGGTCAAAACAAGACACAGAACTGTTCTATGAG GCTGTTCGGCAGTTTGGGACAGATTTTTCTATGATACAACAACTTTTTCCCAGTCGAACACGTCATCAAGTCAAGTTGAAATTTAAGAAGGAAGAGCGTCAATATCCCGTAAGGCTTTCTGAAGCCCTGACAAGTCGTGCCAAAG ATCATTCCCATTTCCAATTGGTGATTGATCGCCTGCAAGAAGCTTCTCAGGCAGAAGAACACTCTAATGTAGAGGACTCAGTTGGTGTAACAGgcgaggaggaggaggaggtggtggaATTGACAACTCAAGCCAAG GAGGAAGTGGCAAAACCTGAGCAGGATGAGGAAGCAGTTAAAGATCAGGATGTAGATTTTGCCGGAGGAGCTCAAAGTCCAGTGAAGGCTGATGCAAGCGATGATGAGGTCTTTAACTGGAGTCAATATAAAAGTGATTATTAG